In one Gossypium hirsutum isolate 1008001.06 chromosome D09, Gossypium_hirsutum_v2.1, whole genome shotgun sequence genomic region, the following are encoded:
- the LOC107891776 gene encoding protein DEHYDRATION-INDUCED 19 homolog 4, producing MDSDFWTSRLAAAKRQYNLQHRHQTSHLDRLTIDDFEVDDEVRPDFPCPYCYEDFDIASLCSHLEDDHPCESKVTICPVCYVKVSRDMLSHITLQHGNLFKLQRRCRLRRVAIPNSQALSLLGRDLREAHLQVLLGGGAYRSSGVNVSNANAATDSFLSSLIMNFPASEAEEITKSVVTSFEDTTTKNMAPAHMWKSSLDPSLSYEEREKRIQQATGRAGFVQDLLLTTLLND from the exons ATGGATTCCGATTTCTGGACGTCTCGTCTCGCCGCCGCTAAACGCCAGTATAATTTGCAGCACCGCCATCAAACCTCTCATCTGG atcgTTTGACCATCGATGATTTTGAGGTTGACGACGAGGTCCGACCCGATTTCCCATGCCCGTATTGTTACGAGGATTTCGATATCGCGTCCCTGTGTTCCCATCTCGAAGATGATCATCCCTGTGAATCCAAAGTTACG ATTTGTCCGGTTTGCTATGTCAAAGTTTCGAGAGACATGCTAAGTCATATCACGCTGCAACACGGAAATTTATTCAAG TTGCAGAGACGTTGCAGGTTACGTAGAGTTGCAATTCCGAACAGTCAGGCACTCTCTCTCCTCGGCCGGGATCTCCGAGAAGCACATCTGCAAGTACTTCTGGGTGGTGGTGCGTATAGATCAAGCGGTGTTAACGTGTCCAATGCCAATGCCGCTACCGATTCGTTCCTTTCTTCACTCATTATGAATTTCCCGGCATCAGAAGCTGAAGAAATTACGAAATCCGTTGTAACTAGTTTCGAAGATACCACCACAAAGAATATGGCACCAGCACACATGTGGAAATCAAG TTTGGATCCGTCATTGAGCTACGAAGAACGCGAAAAAAGGATTCAGCAAGCCACGGGGAGAGCCGGATTCGTTCAAGATTTGCTGTTGACAACTCTTTTAAACGACTAA